In the Arthrobacter sp. Soc17.1.1.1 genome, GCGATGGTGTCGTCGCCGTCGACGCCCGTGATCACCACGGGGCGCTTGACGATGATGCCCGTGCCGAGGATGCCGACCTGGGGCTGGTTGATGATCGGGGTGTCGAAGAGTGCTCCGGCGGATCCGATGTTCGTGATCGTGAACGTACCGCCCGAGAGCTCGTCAGGGCCGATCTGGCCGTTACGGGTGCGCGCACCCACGTCCGCGATCTTCTTCGCGAGGCCGCCGAGATTCAGCGTGCCGGCGTCCTTGATCACGGGGACCAGAAGCCCCTTCTCGGTGTCGACCGCGATGGCGAGGTGCTCGGCGTCGTGGTACGTGACCTCCTTCTTCTCCTCGTCGAAGGACGCGTTCAGCTTCGGGTGCTGCTTCAGCGCCTCGGTGACGGCCTTCGAGATGAAGGGGAGGAAGGTGAGCTTCGCGCCGTTCTGCGCCTGGAAGGAGTCCTTCGAGGCGGCCCGCAGCTTCGCGATGCGGGTCATGTCCACCTCGATGACCTGCGTGAGCTGCGCGGAGACCTCGAGCGACTCGCGCATGCGCTTCGCGATGGTCTGGCGGATACGCGGGGCCTTCTCGACCGTGCCGCGCAGCTTCGAGGGCTCGACCGCGGGAGCGGCGGGCCTCTGCGCAGCTGCCGGCGCTGCCGGTGCAGGGGCCGAGGGGGCCGCCTGCGGTGCGGCTGCCGGCGCTGCCTGCTCCGCCTTACGGGCCTCGGCGGCCTCGAGGACGTCCTGCTTCCGGATGCGTCCGCCGACCCCGGTGCCCTTGACGGTCGAGAGGTCGACGTCGTTCTGGTTCGCCAGGCGGCGCACGAGCGGCGTCACGTACGAGGTGTCCGAACCCGCGGATTCCTGCGGTGCCGACTCCTGGACTGCGGGCTTCTCCTGCGCCGCAGGCTTCTGCTCGGCGGTCTCGGCGGGCTCGGGGGCACCGCTGGCGTCGTCGTCGGTCTCGGACGTGCCCGAGGCGCGGCCGGCCTCCTTGTCGGCGCCGGGCTTCTCGGTCGGGGCGTCGTTGCGTTCCTCGGCGGGCGCGGCCACGAGGGGCTCGCCGGAGGCGGCTTCGACCTTCTTGGGGGCGGCCGCCCCGGATCCGATCACGGCGAGGACGGCGCCGACCTCGGCGGTCTCGTCCTCGTTCACCCGGATCTCCTGCAGCTTGCCCGCCACGGGGGAGGGGATCTCGGTGTCGACCTTGTCGGTGGAGACCTCGAGCAGGGGCTCGTCGACCTCGACGTCGTCGCCCACGGCCTTCAGCCAGCGCGTGACGGTACCCTCGGTCACGCTCTCGCCCAGGGCGGGGAGGGTGACCTCGGTGCCCTCGCCGGACTCGCCGGAATCGTCGGAGGT is a window encoding:
- the sucB gene encoding 2-oxoglutarate dehydrogenase, E2 component, dihydrolipoamide succinyltransferase; the protein is MSESVNLPALGESVTEGTVTRWLKAVGDRVEVDEPLLEVSTDKVDTEIPSPIAGVIEEILVAEDETAEVGAPLVRIGDGSGGGSDDSDSGTAAPAAEETAPEPEQPASEEAPQADAAPAASETSDDSGESGEGTEVTLPALGESVTEGTVTRWLKAVGDDVEVDEPLLEVSTDKVDTEIPSPVAGKLQEIRVNEDETAEVGAVLAVIGSGAAAPKKVEAASGEPLVAAPAEERNDAPTEKPGADKEAGRASGTSETDDDASGAPEPAETAEQKPAAQEKPAVQESAPQESAGSDTSYVTPLVRRLANQNDVDLSTVKGTGVGGRIRKQDVLEAAEARKAEQAAPAAAPQAAPSAPAPAAPAAAQRPAAPAVEPSKLRGTVEKAPRIRQTIAKRMRESLEVSAQLTQVIEVDMTRIAKLRAASKDSFQAQNGAKLTFLPFISKAVTEALKQHPKLNASFDEEKKEVTYHDAEHLAIAVDTEKGLLVPVIKDAGTLNLGGLAKKIADVGARTRNGQIGPDELSGGTFTITNIGSAGALFDTPIINQPQVGILGTGIIVKRPVVITGVDGDDTIAIRSMMYLSLTYDHRLVDGADAGRFLQTLKARLEGGAFEADLGL